The following are encoded together in the Acidicapsa ligni genome:
- a CDS encoding ABC transporter substrate-binding protein, protein MKQNFLRWSSTLAATMAASLALLTGCHNNNAPANNSGLIPVRLQADWYPQPEQGGYFTAVAKGYYQAEGLDVTILPLGQYTSGLQVVSSGGAEFGLGASDQILEAVSNGLPLMAIGATMQHDPQAVMVHKNSLVRDFAGLEGHTVAAQPGATWFKFIVSKYHLKDVRETPATHSIANFLQDPNYIQQIFVTSEPYFVGKAGGDFRTMLISGAGYDPYRVFFTRNDYLAQHPDVVAKFVRASIKGWQEYMRDPAPANALILKMNPAQNPEQMQYTIQALKDGSFITGADPSGSEIGKMNAARWAATNTQLTQLGVIRKQIDPTTAYTLKYVQ, encoded by the coding sequence ATGAAGCAAAACTTTTTGCGATGGTCCAGCACACTTGCTGCAACAATGGCGGCATCTTTGGCCCTGCTTACCGGCTGCCACAATAACAATGCTCCTGCAAACAACAGCGGCTTGATCCCGGTGCGCCTGCAGGCCGACTGGTATCCACAGCCCGAGCAGGGTGGCTATTTCACCGCAGTGGCCAAGGGCTATTACCAGGCCGAGGGGCTCGATGTAACCATACTTCCGTTAGGCCAGTACACCAGCGGATTGCAGGTGGTATCAAGTGGTGGCGCAGAGTTTGGCCTTGGAGCCAGTGACCAGATTCTCGAAGCTGTATCGAACGGCCTGCCGCTCATGGCCATCGGTGCAACCATGCAACACGATCCGCAGGCAGTGATGGTGCATAAGAACTCACTTGTTCGCGATTTCGCCGGACTCGAAGGCCACACCGTCGCAGCCCAGCCCGGCGCGACCTGGTTCAAATTCATCGTGAGCAAATACCATCTGAAAGATGTTCGCGAAACGCCTGCCACACACTCCATCGCAAACTTTCTGCAGGACCCCAATTACATCCAACAGATCTTCGTCACCAGCGAACCGTACTTCGTCGGCAAAGCAGGCGGCGATTTTCGCACCATGCTCATCAGTGGCGCGGGCTATGATCCTTATCGCGTCTTCTTCACGCGAAACGATTATCTTGCGCAACATCCCGATGTCGTCGCTAAATTCGTACGCGCATCCATAAAGGGATGGCAGGAGTACATGCGCGACCCCGCACCTGCCAACGCGCTCATCCTCAAAATGAATCCTGCACAAAATCCGGAACAGATGCAGTACACCATACAGGCGCTCAAGGATGGCAGTTTCATCACAGGCGCAGATCCATCCGGCTCCGAAATCGGCAAGATGAACGCCGCTCGGTGGGCAGCAACCAATACGCAACTCACGCAGCTCGGCGTGATCAGGAAGCAGATCGATCCAACAACGGCGTACACATTGAAGTATGTGCAATAG
- a CDS encoding replication-associated recombination protein A translates to MDLFDQPSTPQSEARRIRNAPLAERMRPRNLSEYAGQEHLIGPGKPLRVQIEHDDPASMIFWGPPGVGKTSLAKIIAETTQASFLEFSAVLSGIKEIKQVMAASEQASQMGSRTILFVDEIHRFNKAQQDAFLPYVERGTIRLIGATTENPSFEVISALLSRCRVYVLKALTEEQIIGLLRSALADRERGLGNLELTADEDALEMLAGYSSGDCRNAYNALEISAQLAADRAPQRKHGHINRAIAEEALQQRVLIYDKSGEEHYNLISALHKSVRNSDPDAALYWLGRMFASGEDPMYLARRVIRMAVEDIGLAAPEALNLCLSARQTMEFLGSPEGDLALAEAVVYLAMAPKSNSVYVAYAAVQQDIQATRQEPVPLHLRNAPTKLMKELDYGKGYRYAHDEEGKVADMDCLPPSLTGRRYFEPTQEGREKQLAQRLEELRRIRQAKRK, encoded by the coding sequence ATGGACCTCTTCGACCAGCCATCCACGCCGCAATCCGAAGCGCGCCGCATCCGCAACGCTCCGCTCGCCGAACGCATGCGCCCTCGCAATCTCTCCGAGTACGCCGGGCAGGAACATCTCATCGGCCCCGGCAAGCCCCTGCGCGTTCAAATCGAGCACGACGACCCCGCCTCCATGATCTTCTGGGGACCACCCGGCGTCGGCAAGACCAGCCTCGCCAAGATCATCGCCGAAACCACCCAGGCCAGCTTCCTCGAATTCTCCGCCGTCCTCTCCGGCATCAAGGAGATCAAGCAGGTTATGGCTGCCAGTGAGCAAGCCTCGCAGATGGGCTCGCGGACCATCCTCTTCGTCGACGAAATCCATCGCTTCAACAAGGCCCAGCAGGACGCATTTCTGCCCTACGTCGAGCGCGGCACCATCCGCCTCATCGGTGCCACCACTGAGAATCCGTCGTTTGAAGTCATCTCCGCGCTGCTCTCCCGCTGCCGCGTCTATGTGCTCAAAGCTCTCACTGAAGAGCAGATCATCGGCCTCCTGCGCAGCGCCCTCGCAGACCGCGAACGCGGCCTCGGCAACCTCGAACTCACCGCCGATGAAGACGCCCTCGAAATGCTCGCAGGCTACTCCAGCGGAGACTGCCGCAATGCCTACAACGCCCTCGAAATCTCCGCGCAGCTGGCCGCCGACCGCGCTCCTCAGAGAAAGCACGGCCACATCAATCGCGCCATCGCCGAAGAAGCTCTCCAACAGCGCGTCCTCATCTATGACAAGTCCGGCGAAGAACACTACAACCTCATCTCCGCCCTGCATAAGAGCGTTCGCAACAGCGACCCCGACGCCGCGCTCTACTGGCTCGGACGCATGTTTGCTTCCGGCGAAGACCCCATGTACCTCGCCCGCCGCGTGATCCGCATGGCGGTTGAAGATATCGGACTCGCGGCTCCCGAGGCACTCAATCTCTGCCTGAGCGCACGGCAAACAATGGAGTTTCTCGGCTCCCCGGAAGGAGATCTGGCCCTCGCCGAGGCAGTCGTCTATCTCGCGATGGCCCCCAAATCCAACTCCGTATACGTGGCCTACGCAGCCGTGCAGCAGGACATCCAAGCCACTCGCCAAGAGCCAGTTCCGCTGCATCTCCGCAACGCTCCAACCAAGCTGATGAAAGAGTTGGATTACGGCAAAGGCTACCGCTACGCGCATGATGAAGAAGGCAAAGTAGCCGACATGGATTGCCTGCCTCCATCGTTAACGGGCCGCCGCTACTTCGAACCCACGCAGGAAGGCCGCGAGAAGCAGTTAGCGCAACGCCTCGAAGAGTTACGCCGCATTCGCCAGGCCAAGCGCAAATAA
- a CDS encoding YdcF family protein: protein MNDSVRPTERRGGWAASAVRFLLGFLFLVALLTALGWCIWVYVQIERFAYEDEAAPADIICVFGAAEYDGRPSPVLKARLDHALALYEHHIAPVILTLGGSAPGDKFSEGQVGQAYLMANGVPEKAIIAETQSRSTEEQARRIVVIARTNGYHRIVIVSDPTHLFRIREICAAAGLPVMTSPRPQVAAVGSSSEWQQVWHEIVTYSVWRMHLD, encoded by the coding sequence ATGAACGATTCTGTAAGACCTACTGAGCGCCGGGGTGGTTGGGCTGCTTCTGCGGTTCGGTTTCTGCTGGGATTTTTGTTTCTTGTTGCCCTGCTTACAGCGCTGGGCTGGTGCATCTGGGTTTATGTGCAGATCGAGCGCTTTGCTTACGAAGATGAAGCTGCTCCGGCGGATATAATCTGCGTGTTTGGCGCGGCAGAGTACGATGGGCGTCCTTCGCCTGTGTTGAAGGCACGATTGGATCATGCGCTGGCTCTTTATGAGCATCACATCGCGCCTGTCATTCTCACGCTGGGCGGCAGTGCTCCGGGAGACAAGTTCTCCGAGGGGCAGGTTGGTCAGGCGTATCTGATGGCCAACGGAGTGCCGGAGAAAGCTATCATCGCCGAGACGCAGAGTCGTTCGACGGAAGAGCAGGCTCGGCGCATCGTGGTGATTGCGCGAACCAATGGCTATCATCGCATCGTGATTGTCAGCGATCCTACGCACCTGTTTCGTATTCGCGAGATATGCGCCGCCGCTGGTTTGCCGGTGATGACTTCGCCGAGGCCGCAGGTGGCAGCGGTGGGCAGTTCGTCGGAATGGCAACAGGTCTGGCATGAGATCGTGACGTACTCGGTCTGGCGCATGCATCTGGATTAA
- a CDS encoding amidase, with amino-acid sequence MGLKQNFVRSLRATLASAANPSAEIQANTQSSLALSNGNPSHNTYLWQDAAWTLKETDRISSAAYAEHGMCAKPGLFGDARPSLWGVPISVKDCFDLAGSPTTCGTNFYRELHGIATHDSWLVEQLRSAGAIIIGKTHLHPLAYGITGENAEFGDCLQPGDAGALTGGSSSGAAASVMEGSALASIGTDTGGSVRVPSALCGLAGYRASLGRGDWRGAAHLAQSFDTLGWLFHDLEDGPLLGSIFGSTDASKLTLPKNFAVISNSFLHDCEAAVVASLKATTRELEELGLTATTVDIDWWSDSLEIFAAIQASEAATIHRGNYAAFMPSIRERLQWGASLGDQDIAALRMRHAAFRDRMDALLAKHELLLMPAAPVTRLVAGADHSQTRTRLLRYTTPASLSGMPTVTVPCFASGHDTAKVKAGGVQLVAAHEDDARLLTVAAQLGARRAAI; translated from the coding sequence ATGGGCCTGAAACAAAATTTCGTTCGTTCCTTGCGTGCAACTCTGGCTTCAGCGGCTAACCCCAGTGCAGAGATACAGGCAAACACGCAATCGTCCTTGGCCCTCTCCAACGGCAATCCCAGCCACAATACCTATCTATGGCAAGATGCAGCGTGGACGCTGAAAGAAACGGATCGTATTTCCAGCGCCGCGTACGCTGAGCATGGCATGTGCGCTAAGCCTGGTCTATTCGGCGATGCAAGACCCAGCCTCTGGGGCGTTCCTATCTCGGTCAAGGATTGCTTCGATCTCGCAGGCTCTCCCACAACTTGTGGCACTAACTTTTATCGCGAACTGCATGGCATCGCTACGCATGATTCCTGGCTCGTAGAGCAATTGCGTTCCGCTGGCGCAATCATTATCGGCAAGACACACCTGCATCCGCTCGCCTACGGAATCACAGGCGAGAATGCAGAGTTCGGCGACTGCCTGCAACCCGGCGACGCAGGCGCGCTCACCGGCGGCTCCTCCAGCGGCGCGGCTGCCAGCGTAATGGAAGGATCAGCGTTGGCCTCCATCGGCACCGATACAGGCGGCTCCGTGCGTGTGCCCTCGGCTCTGTGTGGGCTCGCTGGCTATCGCGCTTCGCTGGGGCGCGGAGACTGGCGTGGTGCTGCTCATCTCGCCCAATCTTTCGACACACTGGGCTGGCTTTTTCATGATCTTGAAGATGGCCCACTGCTCGGCTCCATCTTTGGTTCGACCGACGCCAGCAAGCTGACACTCCCGAAAAACTTTGCGGTCATCAGTAACTCTTTCCTTCACGATTGCGAAGCCGCTGTTGTTGCCAGCCTCAAAGCAACCACTCGAGAATTGGAAGAACTAGGGCTGACTGCAACAACGGTTGACATTGACTGGTGGAGCGACTCGCTCGAAATCTTTGCCGCGATTCAAGCATCCGAAGCAGCAACGATTCATCGTGGGAACTACGCTGCATTCATGCCTTCCATCCGCGAGCGCCTGCAATGGGGCGCAAGCCTCGGCGACCAGGATATAGCTGCCCTGCGAATGCGCCACGCGGCCTTTCGCGATCGCATGGACGCATTACTCGCCAAACATGAATTGCTGCTGATGCCCGCCGCACCCGTCACACGGCTCGTCGCCGGTGCGGATCATAGTCAGACGCGCACACGTCTGCTGCGTTACACCACGCCCGCCAGCTTATCGGGAATGCCTACAGTTACAGTTCCCTGTTTTGCCTCTGGACACGACACTGCAAAAGTAAAAGCGGGTGGCGTGCAACTCGTCGCCGCGCATGAGGACGATGCAAGGCTGTTGACCGTCGCAGCACAACTCGGAGCGCGGCGAGCCGCAATTTGA
- a CDS encoding VWA domain-containing protein, translating into MGFVREMLFAAFLLSVIAVPELLAQGTPGAVDVPTFRATSSLVFLDVTVLDSKGRPVVKGLTKDDFTITEDKKPQRIFSFEAPDAHIGNAGDNPDGKAPATIFVLDLLNSDFADFAYIRYSVRKYLASQPEQLASPAELMVIGNQSLELLQGYTRNKSDLLFALNHLPAILPYKKMNGAFWAERFNQSIDALQQIALQNNGIPGRKNIVWVGHGGPGLNTGYLTYDVVSQVNRYVHTTTNMLVDARMSLFVIYPGLPVHGSDMAISAGDAAMVIGNNDPFAGDVNFGVFVNETGGSLFYNRNDVDNEMKRSQELGSMYYTLTYQPHDGESNGKFRRIRVALRDTSMRVVTKAGYFAPDENAPTDPRAQLISNLSGAVRSIIPFAALDIRMGNVVRHPDSQAAEFTVMLGSRNFNWQTTEDGRSTARLILAAASLSKNKDILAWRMEELTLTMATQDRARLDNQERHLTISLRVPRKTQTVRVAIGTEDGGRIGATEIDRKSIDAAPAMPTPQPKLSLQRPGAM; encoded by the coding sequence ATGGGATTCGTTCGAGAGATGTTGTTCGCGGCTTTTTTATTGAGTGTCATTGCTGTTCCTGAATTACTGGCGCAAGGGACACCGGGGGCTGTCGATGTGCCGACTTTTCGCGCTACATCGAGCCTGGTTTTTCTTGATGTGACGGTGTTGGATAGCAAGGGACGTCCGGTGGTGAAGGGGCTTACCAAGGATGACTTCACGATTACTGAGGACAAAAAGCCGCAGCGGATTTTTTCTTTTGAAGCGCCTGATGCGCATATAGGGAATGCGGGCGATAATCCAGATGGCAAAGCACCGGCGACTATCTTTGTGCTCGATCTGTTGAATTCGGATTTTGCTGATTTTGCTTATATTCGCTACTCGGTGCGCAAGTATCTCGCCTCACAGCCGGAGCAGTTGGCCTCGCCTGCGGAGTTGATGGTAATTGGCAATCAATCACTTGAGCTGCTGCAGGGCTATACGCGCAATAAATCCGATCTATTGTTTGCGCTCAATCATCTACCTGCGATCTTGCCTTACAAGAAAATGAACGGCGCATTCTGGGCGGAGAGATTTAATCAATCGATCGATGCATTGCAGCAGATTGCGCTGCAAAACAACGGTATACCGGGGCGCAAGAATATCGTATGGGTGGGGCATGGTGGCCCCGGATTAAATACCGGATACCTGACTTATGATGTCGTGAGCCAAGTTAACCGCTATGTGCATACCACGACTAACATGCTGGTCGATGCGCGGATGAGCCTCTTTGTGATTTATCCGGGTCTGCCTGTGCATGGCTCGGATATGGCGATCAGCGCAGGGGATGCGGCAATGGTTATCGGGAACAACGATCCGTTTGCGGGCGATGTCAACTTTGGTGTGTTCGTCAATGAGACGGGAGGCAGCCTCTTCTATAACCGCAACGATGTGGATAACGAAATGAAGCGGTCACAGGAGCTAGGCTCCATGTATTACACGCTGACGTATCAGCCGCATGATGGCGAATCGAATGGCAAGTTCAGGCGGATCAGGGTAGCTTTGCGCGATACAAGCATGCGGGTTGTAACCAAGGCTGGCTACTTCGCACCGGATGAGAATGCGCCGACTGATCCGAGGGCGCAATTGATCTCGAATCTTAGCGGCGCGGTTCGATCGATTATTCCTTTTGCGGCTCTCGATATAAGGATGGGGAATGTCGTGCGGCATCCTGATTCTCAAGCGGCAGAGTTTACGGTGATGCTGGGTTCGAGGAATTTTAACTGGCAAACGACAGAGGATGGACGGAGCACGGCAAGGCTGATTTTGGCGGCCGCGAGTTTGTCAAAGAACAAAGACATTCTTGCGTGGAGAATGGAAGAACTCACGCTGACGATGGCTACGCAGGACAGAGCCCGGCTGGACAACCAGGAGCGGCATCTGACGATTTCGCTTAGGGTTCCGCGGAAGACGCAGACGGTTCGTGTTGCGATTGGAACGGAAGATGGAGGGCGAATCGGCGCGACGGAAATAGATCGCAAGAGCATCGATGCCGCGCCTGCAATGCCGACGCCTCAGCCTAAGTTAAGTTTGCAGCGGCCTGGGGCTATGTGA
- a CDS encoding nucleoside deaminase, which produces MASLVAFTARSLETERPVPFGSSIVHTRTGEVLLRALNAVAREFDPSSHAEVRAIRLATKRLKNISLAGYTLYTTCEPCPMCMSTALWAGLDRVVYGATIADASRHCGQIHIPAIEIVGRSDMQCKVEGPVLREQCYALFTHPNMLRAFRLWSTRKRK; this is translated from the coding sequence ATGGCTTCGCTCGTTGCGTTTACCGCGCGCTCGCTGGAGACAGAACGCCCGGTGCCGTTTGGCTCTTCGATTGTGCATACGCGTACTGGAGAAGTTCTACTGCGCGCGTTGAATGCCGTAGCTCGTGAGTTCGATCCGAGTTCTCACGCCGAGGTACGGGCGATTCGCCTGGCTACCAAGCGGCTCAAGAACATCTCCCTGGCGGGTTATACGCTTTACACCACGTGCGAGCCCTGCCCGATGTGTATGAGCACCGCGCTATGGGCTGGCCTGGATCGTGTCGTTTACGGCGCGACAATTGCGGACGCCAGCCGTCACTGCGGGCAGATTCATATTCCCGCGATTGAGATTGTTGGACGCAGCGATATGCAATGCAAAGTGGAGGGCCCGGTGCTTCGCGAGCAATGCTATGCCCTGTTCACCCATCCAAATATGCTGCGGGCTTTTCGTTTATGGTCTACGCGAAAACGCAAATAG
- a CDS encoding FAD-binding oxidoreductase: protein MSVSLASELSTLVADPARVITAPAIVERLSKDFYWYSPILKRQLESKLGDIVVQPVNVDEVLAVVRYAGQHAVPVTVRGAGTGNYGQCIPLHGGIVLDLALMDKLEEITADGVAVCQPGLRLATIETEARRQGWELRMYPSTIAKASIGGFLGGGSGGIGSVAHGGLRDFDTVRAFEVVTMEEEPRVVLHEGGAIHEILHCWGTNGILTRIWFALTPAVEWTQFTAAFDTYDAGFLFAKSIAENKDWTKRLMTVFEWPIPSFFAPIKHVVAQDKTLVLIMIETGQVDELRSAAEAAQGSVTFTGAYIGPRTQPLLSDYTWNHTTLWAMKADPAWTYIQAGFSPVDCMEQFRLLRERYGREILFHIEFMKNGEGVIIPGGIPLVYFTGEQRLNELIAYCREIGVFIANPHVNYVEDAGRFRSDNIQLKAKQKYDPRGLLNPGKMISFQPEAVAK from the coding sequence ATGTCTGTATCTCTCGCATCGGAACTCTCGACTCTTGTTGCTGACCCTGCACGTGTTATCACTGCGCCTGCGATTGTTGAGCGGCTGTCGAAGGATTTTTATTGGTACTCGCCGATACTCAAACGTCAGTTGGAAAGTAAGTTGGGAGACATTGTTGTTCAACCGGTGAATGTAGATGAAGTGCTCGCGGTTGTACGTTATGCGGGGCAGCATGCGGTGCCCGTCACAGTGCGCGGTGCGGGGACAGGGAACTACGGTCAGTGCATTCCACTGCATGGCGGCATCGTGCTCGATCTGGCTTTGATGGACAAGCTGGAGGAGATTACAGCGGATGGTGTTGCTGTATGTCAGCCTGGGTTGCGCCTCGCCACGATTGAAACAGAGGCGCGCAGGCAGGGGTGGGAGCTGCGCATGTATCCATCGACGATTGCCAAGGCATCGATTGGTGGATTTCTTGGTGGCGGTTCAGGTGGGATTGGATCGGTGGCGCATGGTGGTCTGCGGGACTTCGATACAGTGCGTGCTTTTGAAGTTGTGACGATGGAAGAAGAGCCGCGCGTGGTGTTGCATGAGGGCGGGGCGATACACGAGATTCTGCATTGCTGGGGAACGAACGGCATCCTCACTCGCATCTGGTTTGCGCTCACACCTGCAGTTGAGTGGACGCAGTTCACCGCGGCTTTTGATACTTACGATGCAGGCTTTTTATTCGCCAAGTCGATCGCTGAAAACAAGGATTGGACGAAGCGGCTGATGACTGTTTTTGAATGGCCGATACCTTCGTTCTTCGCACCAATCAAACATGTAGTTGCACAGGATAAGACGCTGGTGCTGATCATGATTGAGACAGGCCAGGTGGATGAACTTAGATCGGCGGCCGAGGCAGCACAAGGGTCCGTAACATTTACCGGTGCGTATATAGGTCCGCGTACGCAGCCGTTGCTCAGTGATTACACATGGAACCACACTACGCTGTGGGCGATGAAGGCCGATCCTGCGTGGACATATATTCAGGCTGGATTTTCGCCGGTGGATTGCATGGAACAATTTCGATTGCTGCGCGAGCGCTATGGCAGGGAGATTCTCTTTCATATCGAGTTTATGAAGAATGGCGAAGGCGTTATCATTCCCGGTGGTATTCCACTGGTGTACTTTACCGGAGAGCAGCGACTCAATGAGCTTATTGCTTACTGCCGTGAGATAGGCGTTTTTATTGCCAATCCGCATGTGAACTATGTTGAAGATGCAGGCCGATTTCGTTCGGATAATATTCAACTCAAGGCCAAGCAAAAGTACGATCCGCGAGGCTTGCTCAATCCAGGAAAGATGATCAGTTTTCAGCCTGAGGCGGTCGCTAAGTGA
- a CDS encoding creatininase family protein, protein MKTWIPDARNFAYLTWKQVDALPRASTLLILPTAAIEQHGYHLPLATDTLINNLLLGKALELVPDELPIYALPPICYGKSNEHIGYPGTLSVSASTFMAVIRDIGASIAAGGFQKLALFNSHGGNTSLVDVMARDLRAEFGLRTFSLFGSPGASFDTVSAQERTYGFHAGEIETAYLLYGAPELVHTDSYTSNYIARVDKPEALKPEGSSANFAWLTRDIAPSGVMGDPTPATAEKGEQWVNEAAAGIAELLIAMYNFVPKHGA, encoded by the coding sequence GTGAAGACATGGATTCCTGACGCGCGTAACTTTGCATATCTCACGTGGAAGCAAGTCGATGCGCTCCCGCGTGCATCTACCCTGTTGATTTTGCCCACGGCTGCGATTGAGCAGCATGGCTATCATCTTCCGCTTGCAACGGATACGCTGATCAATAATCTTCTGCTGGGCAAGGCGCTGGAGTTAGTTCCGGACGAGTTGCCTATCTATGCTTTGCCTCCGATTTGTTATGGCAAAAGCAATGAGCATATCGGGTATCCTGGCACGCTTTCTGTATCGGCCAGCACATTCATGGCGGTGATACGCGATATCGGTGCAAGTATCGCTGCTGGCGGATTCCAGAAGCTAGCGCTCTTCAATAGTCATGGCGGCAATACTTCGCTCGTGGATGTGATGGCGCGTGATCTTCGTGCTGAGTTTGGACTGCGTACGTTCTCTCTCTTCGGTTCGCCGGGAGCAAGCTTCGATACGGTCAGCGCGCAGGAACGGACCTATGGCTTTCATGCCGGTGAAATTGAAACTGCTTACCTGTTGTATGGTGCGCCTGAGTTGGTGCATACAGACAGTTACACGTCGAACTACATTGCGCGTGTCGATAAGCCGGAGGCGCTCAAACCGGAAGGTTCGAGTGCAAACTTTGCATGGTTGACGAGGGACATCGCGCCTAGCGGAGTAATGGGTGATCCGACACCAGCGACGGCCGAGAAGGGCGAGCAGTGGGTGAATGAGGCGGCTGCAGGCATCGCGGAGTTATTGATCGCGATGTATAACTTTGTTCCGAAGCATGGTGCCTGA
- a CDS encoding L-threonylcarbamoyladenylate synthase, with amino-acid sequence MSAEILRVHPDEPQPDRIEYVVACIRKGDVVALPTDTFYGLAVDPVNLYAVEQIYQIKSRQKHKPLSLLISSVAQAYELARDIDDRFDKLAERFWPGPLTIIVRAGSKLPLRSTANTGNVALRVPDAAIARAVVDCLGLPITATSANLHNASECSHAACVRDQIGDRIPLIVDGGPSGHAVPTTIVDLSDSNGNWNVLREGAIPTHEIVMALQR; translated from the coding sequence TTGTCCGCGGAGATTTTGCGCGTCCATCCGGACGAACCACAACCCGATCGTATTGAATATGTCGTCGCCTGCATTCGCAAGGGCGACGTTGTGGCGCTGCCGACGGATACATTTTACGGGCTGGCTGTCGATCCGGTGAACCTGTATGCTGTGGAGCAGATTTATCAGATCAAGTCGCGGCAGAAGCATAAGCCGCTTTCGCTGCTGATCTCCTCTGTAGCCCAAGCCTACGAATTGGCTCGCGATATCGACGACCGATTCGACAAACTGGCAGAGCGTTTCTGGCCGGGGCCACTGACGATTATTGTGCGTGCGGGCAGCAAGCTGCCGTTGCGCTCGACTGCGAATACGGGCAACGTGGCGTTGCGTGTTCCGGATGCGGCTATTGCGCGGGCAGTGGTGGATTGCCTGGGGCTGCCGATTACGGCGACGTCGGCCAATTTGCATAATGCGAGTGAATGCTCACATGCGGCATGTGTGCGCGACCAGATTGGCGACCGTATTCCACTGATCGTCGATGGAGGACCGTCGGGTCATGCTGTGCCGACTACCATCGTTGATCTTTCAGACAGTAACGGAAACTGGAATGTCCTGCGCGAAGGCGCAATCCCCACGCACGAAATTGTGATGGCACTACAAAGATAG
- a CDS encoding TrmH family RNA methyltransferase produces MAIRIVQSKQNTRVKELRSALLRPARTDAEAVAIEGVNLLAEAIRSNIAIETIFIAQGHEALLDELEIAGSIEILALPAEVLASAVSTETPQPIAALVRRPTWNWQQLLTPRALLIVLAGVQDPGNLGTILRSAEAFGATGAISLPGTVSHWNAKAVRASAGSVFRLPLLTAPLGEYLAKMRQSNVQTFAAMAHQATPLDQADLTGPIAFLIGSEGNGLSAEIAAEADARITIPCPGPVESLNAAVAASILLYEAARQRNLQHRIKV; encoded by the coding sequence ATGGCTATTCGTATTGTACAGAGCAAGCAGAACACCCGCGTAAAGGAACTGCGCTCAGCACTCCTGCGCCCCGCACGAACCGATGCGGAAGCAGTCGCAATCGAAGGCGTCAACCTGCTCGCGGAAGCAATTCGCAGCAACATCGCTATCGAAACAATCTTCATCGCCCAGGGCCACGAAGCCTTGTTGGACGAACTGGAAATCGCAGGCTCCATCGAGATCCTCGCACTGCCCGCTGAAGTCCTCGCCTCCGCCGTCTCCACCGAAACACCCCAGCCCATCGCAGCCCTCGTCCGCCGCCCCACCTGGAACTGGCAACAGTTGCTCACCCCGCGCGCGCTCCTCATCGTCCTCGCCGGAGTGCAGGACCCCGGCAACCTCGGCACCATCCTGCGCTCCGCCGAAGCCTTCGGAGCAACCGGCGCGATCAGCCTGCCCGGAACCGTCAGCCATTGGAACGCAAAAGCCGTTCGTGCCTCCGCCGGCAGCGTCTTCCGCTTGCCTTTATTGACGGCGCCTCTAGGCGAATACCTGGCGAAAATGCGACAATCAAATGTGCAGACTTTCGCCGCAATGGCCCACCAGGCAACACCGCTCGACCAGGCCGACCTCACCGGCCCGATAGCATTTCTCATCGGCTCCGAAGGCAACGGCCTGTCCGCCGAGATCGCCGCTGAAGCGGATGCCCGCATCACGATTCCCTGCCCCGGCCCGGTCGAAAGCCTCAACGCAGCCGTCGCCGCCAGCATCCTGCTCTACGAAGCAGCCCGCCAGCGGAATCTACAGCATCGAATCAAAGTATGA